Proteins found in one Massilia sp. H6 genomic segment:
- the uraH gene encoding hydroxyisourate hydrolase, whose protein sequence is MGKLSTHVLDTAHGRPGAGVKVELFAVDGGSRTLVKSDLTNTDGRCGAALLEGEALRAGQYELVFHAGDYFAACGIALPAPRFLDRIVIAFGLADATQNYHVPLVMTPWSYSTYRGS, encoded by the coding sequence ATGGGCAAACTGTCCACCCACGTCCTCGACACCGCCCATGGGCGGCCCGGCGCCGGCGTCAAGGTCGAGCTGTTCGCCGTCGATGGCGGCAGCCGTACCCTGGTCAAGTCCGACCTGACCAATACCGACGGGCGCTGCGGCGCCGCGCTGCTCGAGGGCGAAGCCTTGCGCGCCGGACAATACGAACTGGTCTTTCATGCAGGCGACTATTTCGCCGCCTGCGGCATTGCCCTGCCCGCGCCGCGCTTCCTGGACCGGATCGTGATTGCCTTCGGCCTGGCCGACGCCACCCAGAACTACCATGTTCCGCTGGTCATGACGCCCTGGTCGTACTCTACCTACCGCGGCAGCTAG
- the puuE gene encoding allantoinase PuuE: MDTYSHYPRDLAGYGRNPPHPQWPGQARIALQFVLNYEEGGENSVLHGDAGSETFLSEIIGAASYPMRHMSMESLYEYGSRAGLWRVLRLFEQRGLPLTVFAVAMALKRNPEAVAAFRELGHEIACHGLRWISYQQIDAATERAHMAQAVEIFRELLGAAPLGWYTGRDSPNTRRLVVEHGGFAYDADHYGDDLPFWQQVAVGGPGGEQSSQPHLVVPYTLDTNDMRFAAMQGFNSGTQFFDYLKDAFDVLYAEGDPNGLDQPKMLSVGLHCRLVGRPGRAAALARFLDYVQGHPHVWITRRIDIAQHWKTVHPCPL, encoded by the coding sequence ATGGACACCTATTCACACTATCCGCGCGATTTGGCCGGCTACGGCCGCAACCCGCCCCACCCGCAATGGCCGGGCCAGGCCCGGATTGCCCTGCAATTCGTGCTCAACTACGAAGAGGGCGGCGAAAACAGCGTGCTGCATGGCGACGCAGGGTCGGAAACCTTTTTGTCCGAGATCATCGGCGCGGCGAGCTACCCGATGCGCCACATGAGCATGGAGTCGCTCTACGAATACGGGTCGCGCGCCGGCTTGTGGCGGGTGCTGCGCCTGTTCGAGCAGCGCGGCCTGCCGCTGACGGTGTTCGCGGTCGCGATGGCGCTCAAGCGCAATCCCGAGGCGGTGGCGGCTTTTCGCGAACTGGGACACGAGATTGCCTGCCACGGGCTGCGCTGGATTTCTTACCAGCAGATCGATGCGGCCACCGAACGCGCCCACATGGCGCAGGCGGTGGAGATCTTTCGCGAGCTGCTGGGCGCAGCGCCGCTGGGCTGGTACACCGGGCGCGATTCGCCCAATACGCGCAGGCTGGTGGTCGAGCACGGCGGCTTTGCCTACGATGCCGACCACTACGGCGACGACCTGCCGTTCTGGCAACAGGTGGCGGTGGGCGGCCCCGGCGGCGAGCAGTCGTCCCAGCCGCACCTGGTGGTGCCGTACACGCTCGACACCAACGACATGCGCTTTGCCGCCATGCAGGGTTTTAATTCCGGCACCCAGTTTTTCGACTATCTGAAAGACGCTTTCGACGTGCTCTACGCCGAGGGCGACCCGAACGGCCTGGACCAGCCCAAGATGCTGTCGGTCGGCCTGCATTGCCGCCTGGTAGGGCGGCCGGGGCGGGCGGCGGCGCTGGCGCGCTTTCTTGATTACGTGCAGGGCCACCCGCATGTCTGGATCACGCGCCGCATCGATATCGCGCAACACTGGAAAACAGTGCATCCTTGCCCACTATAA
- the xdhA gene encoding xanthine dehydrogenase small subunit, whose product MPDPIRFYYRGAVQEVRDAAPTRTILQHLREDLHCTGTKEGCAEGDCGACTVVTGSLEDGELVLKAVNSCIQFLPTLDGQALFTVEDLQHPDGSLHPVQQALVECHGSQCGFCTPGFAMSLWGMYLKQESHGLSGRPPSRCQIDEALSGNLCRCTGYCPIIDAARRMVELPPRAFDRAALAERLQGLQRAHGWHYEAQGARFHTPRTLDELVGLRAAHPAALLLAGSTDVGLWVTKQMRELGDIIYLGQVDALKTIAQADGMLSIGAGVTLNDAYAAVCRHYPAELGEMWQRFASLPIRNAGTLGGNVANGSPIGDSMPWLIALGSTLVLRGADGERELALEEFYLGYQQKDLRAGEFVQAVRIPLPRAGVRMRTYKLAKRFDQDISAVCAAFAITLDGAQVTSARIAFGGMAATPKRAAGAEAALVGQPWNETALRAAMAAMAQDYAPLSDMRASSSYRMQAAANLLRRFWLETRLDDPLPATAVNAFAAGTAGGRA is encoded by the coding sequence ATGCCAGACCCGATCCGATTCTATTACCGTGGCGCCGTACAGGAAGTGCGCGATGCGGCGCCGACCCGGACCATCTTGCAGCACCTGCGCGAAGACCTGCACTGCACCGGCACCAAAGAAGGCTGCGCGGAAGGCGACTGCGGTGCCTGCACCGTCGTGACCGGCTCGCTCGAAGACGGCGAGCTGGTACTCAAGGCAGTCAATTCCTGCATCCAGTTCTTGCCCACGCTCGACGGCCAGGCACTGTTCACGGTAGAAGACCTGCAACATCCCGACGGCAGCCTGCACCCGGTGCAGCAGGCGCTGGTGGAATGCCACGGATCGCAGTGCGGTTTTTGCACGCCCGGTTTCGCCATGTCGCTGTGGGGCATGTACCTCAAGCAGGAAAGCCACGGGCTTTCCGGCCGCCCGCCGTCGCGTTGCCAGATCGATGAGGCCCTGTCGGGCAACCTGTGTCGCTGCACCGGCTACTGCCCGATCATCGACGCGGCCCGCCGCATGGTCGAGCTGCCACCTCGCGCGTTCGACCGCGCCGCGCTGGCCGAACGCCTGCAAGGGCTGCAGCGCGCGCACGGATGGCACTACGAAGCGCAGGGAGCGCGCTTTCACACGCCGCGCACGCTCGATGAACTGGTCGGACTGCGCGCGGCGCATCCGGCGGCGCTGCTGCTGGCCGGCTCGACCGATGTCGGCCTGTGGGTCACCAAGCAGATGCGCGAGCTCGGCGACATCATCTACCTGGGCCAGGTCGACGCACTCAAGACGATCGCGCAAGCAGATGGCATGCTCAGCATCGGCGCGGGTGTGACCCTGAACGACGCCTATGCGGCCGTGTGCCGCCACTACCCGGCCGAGCTGGGCGAGATGTGGCAGCGCTTTGCCTCGCTGCCGATCCGCAATGCCGGCACCCTGGGCGGCAATGTCGCCAACGGCTCGCCGATCGGCGACTCGATGCCGTGGCTCATTGCGCTGGGCAGCACGCTGGTGCTGCGCGGCGCCGACGGCGAACGCGAGCTGGCGCTGGAAGAGTTTTATCTTGGCTACCAGCAGAAAGACTTGCGCGCCGGCGAATTCGTGCAGGCCGTGCGCATTCCGCTGCCACGCGCCGGGGTGCGCATGCGCACCTATAAACTGGCCAAGCGCTTCGACCAGGATATCTCGGCCGTGTGCGCCGCCTTTGCCATCACGCTCGATGGCGCGCAGGTAACCAGCGCGCGCATCGCCTTTGGCGGCATGGCCGCCACCCCCAAGCGCGCCGCTGGCGCCGAAGCGGCGCTGGTAGGGCAGCCATGGAACGAAACGGCGCTGCGCGCCGCCATGGCAGCCATGGCGCAAGACTACGCGCCGCTGAGCGACATGCGCGCATCGAGCAGCTACCGCATGCAGGCCGCGGCCAACTTGCTGCGCCGCTTCTGGCTGGAGACGCGGCTCGACGATCCGCTCCCGGCCACCGCCGTCAACGCATTTGCCGCCGGCACCGCAGGAGGTCGAGCATGA
- the xdhB gene encoding xanthine dehydrogenase molybdopterin binding subunit translates to MNDAGTRPTLAEAGTAPWSEVGRARPHESSVLHVLGQATYTDDIPEIAGTLHAALGLSERAHARITAIDVEPVRASRGVVAVLLARDIPGLNDCGPIIHDDPILADGKVEYVGQPVFIVVADTHDNARRAARLATLAYEDLPAILTPQQARAAQSYVLPPMRLARGDAQGAFARAPHVAKGELYVGGQEQFYLEGQIAYAIAGEDRGMHVYCSTQHPSEMQHVVAHALGLHSHHVVVECRRMGGGFGGKESQSALWACAAAIAAARLRRPVKLRADRDDDMLVTGKRHCFHYQYEAGYDDDGRIVAARVDMVTRAGYSADLSGPVATRAVCHFDNTYYLSDVEIRAACGKTNTQSNTAFRGFGGPQGAIAIEYVIDEIARKLGRDPLDIRRLNFYGGPGRNVTPYGQTIVDNVIHELVAELEQTSDYRARRAAIAEYNRTSPVLKKGLALTPVKFGIAFNVTHLNQAGALVHVYVDGSILVNHGGTEMGQGINTKVMQVVAHELGVDLERVRATATNTSKVANTSATAASTGADLNGKAAQDAARKIRERLAAFVAAQFGGDACDVRFADDTVFVAGQALRFGDVVAKAYLARVQLWSSGFYATPGLHWDPKTMNGHPFSYYAYGAAVSEVVLDTLTGEWKLLRADALYDAGNSLNPAIDIGQVEGAFIQGMGWLTTEELWWNPSGKLMTHAPSTYKIPGISDCPEDFRVRLFKNRNVEDSIHRSKAVGEPPLLLPFSVFFAIRDAISAVGEHALNPPLNAPATCEEILRALAALDAARGA, encoded by the coding sequence ATGAACGACGCAGGCACCCGCCCCACGCTGGCCGAGGCCGGCACGGCGCCATGGAGCGAAGTTGGCCGCGCGCGGCCACATGAGTCGAGTGTGCTGCACGTGCTCGGCCAGGCCACCTATACCGACGACATTCCCGAAATCGCCGGCACGCTGCACGCCGCGCTCGGCCTGTCCGAGCGCGCCCACGCGCGCATCACGGCGATCGACGTCGAACCCGTGCGCGCCAGCCGCGGCGTGGTGGCGGTGCTGCTGGCGCGCGACATTCCAGGCCTGAACGACTGCGGCCCGATCATCCACGACGACCCGATCCTGGCCGATGGCAAGGTAGAGTACGTCGGGCAGCCGGTATTCATCGTGGTGGCCGACACCCACGACAACGCCCGTCGGGCGGCCCGGCTCGCGACGCTCGCGTACGAAGATCTGCCCGCCATCCTGACCCCGCAGCAGGCGCGCGCGGCCCAGTCTTATGTGCTGCCGCCGATGCGCCTGGCGCGCGGCGACGCCCAGGGCGCCTTTGCGCGGGCGCCGCATGTCGCCAAGGGCGAGCTGTACGTGGGCGGGCAGGAACAGTTCTACCTGGAAGGCCAGATCGCCTATGCGATTGCAGGCGAGGACCGCGGCATGCACGTGTATTGCTCGACCCAGCACCCGAGCGAGATGCAGCACGTGGTCGCGCACGCGCTCGGCCTGCATTCGCACCACGTGGTGGTGGAATGCCGCCGCATGGGGGGCGGCTTCGGCGGCAAGGAATCGCAGTCGGCGCTGTGGGCGTGCGCCGCCGCGATCGCCGCGGCGCGCCTGCGCCGCCCGGTCAAGCTGCGCGCCGACCGCGACGACGACATGCTCGTTACCGGCAAGCGCCACTGCTTCCATTACCAATACGAGGCCGGCTACGACGATGACGGGCGCATAGTCGCGGCCAGGGTCGACATGGTCACCCGCGCCGGCTATTCGGCCGACCTGTCGGGACCAGTCGCCACGCGCGCCGTCTGCCACTTCGACAATACCTATTATTTGTCCGATGTCGAGATCCGCGCCGCCTGCGGCAAGACCAATACCCAGTCCAACACCGCCTTCCGCGGTTTTGGTGGGCCGCAGGGCGCGATCGCCATCGAATACGTGATCGACGAGATCGCGCGCAAGCTCGGACGCGACCCGCTCGACATCCGGCGCCTGAATTTCTACGGCGGCCCAGGGCGAAACGTCACGCCTTACGGCCAGACCATCGTCGACAACGTGATCCACGAGCTGGTGGCCGAGCTGGAACAAACCAGCGACTACCGTGCCCGCCGCGCCGCCATCGCCGAGTACAACCGCACCAGTCCGGTGCTCAAGAAAGGCCTGGCGCTCACGCCCGTGAAATTCGGTATTGCCTTCAATGTCACCCACCTGAACCAGGCCGGCGCGCTGGTGCACGTGTATGTCGACGGCTCGATTCTGGTCAACCATGGCGGCACCGAAATGGGGCAGGGCATCAATACCAAGGTGATGCAGGTGGTCGCGCACGAGCTGGGGGTGGATCTCGAGCGGGTACGCGCCACCGCCACCAACACCAGCAAGGTGGCCAATACCTCGGCCACCGCCGCTTCGACCGGCGCTGACCTGAACGGCAAGGCGGCGCAGGATGCCGCCCGCAAGATCCGCGAGCGCCTGGCGGCCTTCGTCGCCGCGCAGTTCGGCGGTGACGCCTGCGACGTGCGCTTTGCCGACGACACCGTGTTCGTGGCCGGGCAGGCACTGCGCTTCGGCGACGTCGTGGCCAAGGCCTACCTGGCGCGGGTGCAGCTGTGGTCAAGCGGCTTCTATGCCACGCCTGGCCTGCACTGGGACCCCAAGACCATGAACGGCCATCCGTTCTCTTACTACGCCTACGGCGCGGCGGTGTCGGAAGTGGTGCTCGACACCCTCACCGGCGAATGGAAGCTGCTGCGCGCCGATGCCCTCTACGACGCCGGCAATTCGCTCAATCCAGCGATCGACATCGGCCAGGTCGAAGGCGCCTTCATCCAGGGCATGGGCTGGCTCACCACCGAAGAGCTGTGGTGGAACCCGAGCGGCAAGTTGATGACCCACGCGCCATCGACCTACAAGATTCCCGGCATTTCGGACTGCCCGGAGGATTTCCGCGTGCGCCTGTTCAAGAACCGCAATGTCGAGGACAGCATCCACCGCTCCAAGGCCGTCGGCGAGCCGCCGCTGCTGTTGCCGTTCTCGGTGTTCTTCGCGATCCGTGACGCCATCTCGGCCGTGGGCGAGCATGCGCTCAATCCGCCCCTGAACGCGCCGGCAACCTGCGAGGAAATCCTCAGGGCGCTGGCGGCGCTCGACGCTGCGCGGGGCGCATGA
- the xdhC gene encoding xanthine dehydrogenase accessory protein XdhC produces the protein MIEGLNAALREPAVLVTVARVEGSVPREPGARMLVQAGRFDGTVGGGHLEHRALEIARGMLASRSGAHIARFALGPSLGQCCGGVAYLAFEVADPAQLALLEARRDQDTWRIVAIDDAAAPPMPAGPAGLFDALGRQLAGGAVPAFDRTLGTHVMEQGGRRWLVDAVLAPRAHLMLFGAGHVGAAIVRALAELPCRVTWVDERDDLFPAALPANVSVEATDTPEALVESAPQGTSFLVMTHSHALDLRLSHAILSRPGSHWFGLIGSLTKRRQFEHRLRERGLDAARLDAMVCPIGLPGIEGKAPAVIAASVAAQLLSVWEAAARPSDVSTELT, from the coding sequence ATGATCGAGGGATTGAACGCCGCGCTCCGGGAGCCGGCCGTGCTGGTGACGGTCGCCCGCGTCGAGGGCTCGGTGCCACGCGAGCCGGGCGCGCGCATGCTGGTGCAAGCCGGGCGCTTTGATGGCACAGTCGGCGGCGGCCACCTGGAACACCGCGCGCTGGAGATCGCGCGCGGCATGCTCGCAAGCAGGTCCGGCGCGCATATCGCGCGCTTTGCCCTGGGTCCGAGCCTGGGGCAGTGCTGCGGGGGCGTTGCCTACCTGGCGTTCGAAGTGGCCGATCCGGCGCAGCTGGCGCTGCTCGAGGCGCGCCGCGACCAGGACACCTGGCGCATCGTGGCGATCGACGATGCGGCCGCGCCACCGATGCCGGCAGGCCCGGCGGGTCTGTTCGACGCGCTCGGGCGCCAGCTTGCCGGCGGCGCCGTTCCCGCCTTCGACCGCACGCTCGGCACCCACGTGATGGAGCAGGGCGGGCGCCGCTGGCTGGTCGACGCGGTGCTCGCCCCGCGTGCCCACCTGATGCTGTTCGGCGCCGGCCATGTCGGCGCCGCCATCGTGCGCGCATTGGCCGAGCTGCCCTGCCGCGTCACCTGGGTCGACGAGCGCGACGACCTGTTTCCGGCGGCCTTGCCCGCCAACGTGTCGGTCGAAGCGACCGACACGCCTGAAGCGCTGGTCGAGAGCGCGCCGCAGGGCACCAGCTTTTTGGTCATGACGCACAGCCACGCGCTTGACCTGCGCCTGTCGCACGCGATATTGTCGCGCCCCGGCAGCCACTGGTTCGGCCTGATCGGATCGCTGACCAAGCGGCGCCAGTTCGAGCACCGCCTGCGCGAACGCGGCCTCGACGCCGCGCGCCTCGACGCCATGGTCTGCCCGATCGGCCTGCCCGGCATCGAGGGCAAGGCCCCGGCCGTGATCGCGGCCTCGGTGGCGGCCCAGCTGCTCAGCGTTTGGGAAGCAGCTGCCCGTCCCTCTGACGTTTCAACGGAATTGACCTGA
- the guaD gene encoding guanine deaminase produces the protein MSIAIPDVQAYRASLLHFHADPAFHADAHAFHEDGLLVIENGRVRAAGDYAKLACTLPDGVTPVDYRGCLISPGFIDTHLHFPQTDMIASPSPGLLPWLETYTFPTERRFDDPEHARATAEFFLDELLRCGTTTAVVYCTVHRESVDTFFEASQARNLRMVAGKVLMDRHCPDFLRDIEGSVGDSADLIEKWHQRGRALYAITPRFAPTSTDAQLRATGELAAAYPDTFIQTHVSENQDECAWVGELHPQARSYLDVYERFGLMRPRALFGHCIWLDDEDFARMTATGAAAAVCPTSNLFLGSGLFDFDRADRARTQLALGTDVGAGTSFSMLQTMNEAYKVARMKGSYLKAERMFYLATLGAARAMDLEGTIGSFAPGTEADFIVLDPQSTPLLARRTCRLQSLEELLFALALLGDDRAVKATYSMGALVHTRQG, from the coding sequence ATGTCCATTGCCATCCCCGACGTGCAAGCCTACCGCGCGAGCCTGCTGCATTTCCACGCCGACCCGGCCTTTCATGCCGACGCCCACGCCTTTCACGAAGATGGCCTGCTGGTCATCGAGAACGGCCGCGTCCGGGCCGCGGGCGACTATGCGAAGCTTGCCTGCACCTTGCCCGACGGCGTCACCCCGGTCGACTACCGCGGCTGCCTGATCTCGCCCGGCTTCATCGACACCCACCTGCATTTTCCGCAGACCGACATGATCGCCTCTCCCAGCCCGGGCCTGCTGCCCTGGCTGGAGACCTATACCTTTCCGACCGAGCGCCGCTTCGACGATCCCGAGCATGCGCGCGCGACCGCCGAGTTTTTCCTGGACGAGCTGCTGCGCTGCGGCACCACCACGGCGGTGGTGTATTGCACCGTGCACCGCGAGTCGGTCGATACCTTCTTCGAGGCTAGCCAGGCGCGCAATCTGCGCATGGTCGCCGGCAAGGTGCTGATGGACCGCCACTGCCCGGACTTCTTGCGCGATATCGAGGGCAGCGTCGGCGACAGCGCCGACCTGATCGAAAAATGGCACCAGCGCGGCCGCGCGCTATATGCGATCACGCCGCGCTTTGCCCCGACCTCGACCGACGCCCAGCTGCGCGCCACTGGCGAACTGGCGGCGGCCTATCCCGACACCTTCATCCAGACCCATGTCTCGGAAAACCAGGACGAATGCGCCTGGGTGGGCGAGCTGCATCCGCAGGCGCGCAGCTATCTCGACGTGTATGAGCGCTTCGGCCTGATGCGCCCGCGGGCGCTGTTCGGCCACTGCATCTGGCTCGACGACGAAGACTTCGCGCGCATGACGGCAACCGGTGCCGCGGCGGCCGTCTGCCCGACCTCGAACCTGTTTCTGGGCAGCGGCCTGTTCGACTTCGACCGCGCCGACCGCGCCCGCACCCAGCTCGCGCTCGGCACCGACGTTGGCGCCGGCACCTCGTTCTCGATGCTGCAAACCATGAACGAAGCCTACAAGGTGGCGCGCATGAAGGGCAGTTACCTGAAGGCGGAGCGCATGTTCTACCTGGCCACCCTGGGCGCGGCGCGCGCCATGGACCTGGAAGGCACGATCGGCAGCTTCGCGCCGGGCACCGAGGCCGACTTCATCGTGCTCGACCCGCAATCGACGCCTTTGCTGGCGCGCAGGACCTGCCGGCTGCAGTCGCTCGAAGAACTGCTGTTCGCGCTGGCGCTGCTGGGAGACGACCGGGCGGTAAAGGCGACGTACTCGATGGGCGCGCTGGTGCACACCCGCCAGGGGTAG
- a CDS encoding adenosine deaminase, with translation MHIKLTASALLALAFAAPQALAKGPASTANEAATARHYASLIAGEPKTAELTLFFTQMPKGGDLHHHYSGSVYAEQYVDFLDKQGYCLNKLTYRIETNKAVIDAERAKPAAERNCLSTAEVYADDYTYRELLQRWSNKDFANHGALQPPPDRLFFQTFGYFGPVSNANFREGLQELKQRAIGENVGYIETMFKMSPFVVNPDFDKLAWHNASDDKALDAQMGAWLAVLEQDAGFRQSTTDFVNKIHEAAAGIDDERFTMRFQTYVLRLLNPSQVFSSMVSGFKAAKMSDKIVGVNIVGQESTMVSMRDYALHMKMFRFLKARYPDVKIAMHAGELALGDVPPEGLSFHIDQALVIAGADRIGHGIDLAHESNAAAIMAKMRKDDIPVEVNLTSNAFISGIEGANHPITLYRKYGVPYVISTDDAGVTRHTLSNEYVLFASRYKPDYAEMKKTSYNSIRYAFLPVAEKQRLTRQLDSRFARFEANIASLAKLQAGAK, from the coding sequence ATGCACATCAAACTGACCGCCAGCGCCTTGCTCGCCCTGGCTTTCGCCGCGCCGCAGGCACTGGCCAAGGGCCCGGCATCGACCGCCAACGAGGCGGCCACCGCGCGTCACTACGCCAGCCTGATCGCCGGCGAGCCCAAGACCGCCGAGCTGACCCTGTTCTTTACCCAGATGCCCAAGGGCGGCGACCTGCACCACCATTATTCGGGGTCGGTGTATGCCGAGCAGTATGTCGATTTCCTCGACAAGCAGGGCTATTGCCTCAACAAGCTCACTTACCGGATCGAGACCAACAAGGCGGTCATCGACGCCGAGCGCGCCAAGCCGGCAGCCGAGCGCAACTGCCTGTCCACGGCCGAAGTGTATGCCGACGACTATACCTACCGCGAGCTGCTGCAGCGCTGGTCGAACAAGGACTTCGCCAACCACGGCGCGCTGCAGCCACCACCGGATCGCCTGTTCTTCCAGACCTTCGGCTATTTCGGCCCGGTGTCGAACGCGAACTTCCGTGAAGGCCTGCAGGAGCTCAAGCAACGCGCGATCGGCGAGAACGTCGGCTATATCGAGACGATGTTCAAGATGTCGCCCTTCGTCGTCAATCCGGATTTCGACAAGCTGGCCTGGCACAACGCCAGCGACGACAAGGCGCTTGATGCGCAGATGGGCGCCTGGCTGGCGGTGCTCGAGCAGGACGCCGGCTTTCGCCAGTCCACCACCGATTTCGTCAACAAGATCCACGAAGCGGCCGCCGGCATCGACGACGAGCGCTTTACCATGCGCTTCCAGACCTACGTGCTGCGCCTGCTGAATCCCTCGCAGGTGTTCTCGTCGATGGTGTCGGGCTTCAAGGCCGCGAAGATGAGCGACAAGATCGTCGGCGTCAACATCGTGGGCCAGGAAAGCACGATGGTCTCGATGCGCGACTATGCGCTGCACATGAAGATGTTCCGCTTTCTCAAGGCGCGCTATCCGGACGTGAAGATCGCGATGCATGCGGGCGAACTGGCGCTGGGCGACGTGCCGCCCGAAGGCCTGTCGTTCCACATCGACCAGGCCCTGGTGATCGCCGGCGCCGACCGCATCGGCCACGGCATCGACCTGGCGCACGAGTCGAACGCGGCGGCGATCATGGCAAAGATGCGCAAGGACGACATTCCGGTCGAGGTCAACCTGACCTCGAACGCTTTCATCAGCGGCATCGAAGGGGCGAACCACCCGATCACGCTGTACCGCAAATACGGCGTGCCCTACGTGATCTCGACCGACGACGCCGGCGTGACCCGCCACACGCTGAGCAACGAATACGTCTTGTTCGCCAGCCGCTACAAGCCGGACTACGCGGAAATGAAAAAGACCTCGTACAACAGCATCCGTTACGCCTTCCTGCCAGTGGCAGAAAAACAACGCCTGACCCGGCAGCTGGACAGCCGTTTCGCCCGGTTCGAGGCAAACATCGCCAGCCTGGCCAAGCTCCAGGCGGGCGCGAAATAA